In Mercurialis annua linkage group LG5, ddMerAnnu1.2, whole genome shotgun sequence, a single genomic region encodes these proteins:
- the LOC126682173 gene encoding uncharacterized protein LOC126682173 yields the protein MDWSHSLMFLPFLILFSSSIHGIHGDAMVSGTVFCDQCKDGQRSLFDYPIYGIKVKMECANSNGEITMSREETTDWLGNYGMRVDGSPDLSNCYAEVSSNGDGGGGSNGCGVGAGPAQKLRLMFRMFDMEIYSVDSLLTQPSQPMSFCPNSSNNPVPKPVRPPAPEVSPVMPPPRFKVPTLPPLPPLPPMPPVPFLEASACSHKNWTMPEYKCYWRAINPEMKVAVVFGLEAARKYGTDMTLWEGLQGRSDPYKTLLREAITALLNSYNSLQFPYNAITVVTRFNLALMGSQRTALRTALSFIRANSGYSGRTPCKFTACN from the exons ATGGATTGGTCACATTCCCTCATGTTCTTGCCTTTTCtcattcttttttcttcttccatTCATGGCATTCATGGTGATGCTATGGTTAGTGGCACTGTCTTTTGTGACCAATGCAAAGATGGCCAACGATCTCTCTTTGATTATCCCATTTAtg GAATCAAAGTGAAGATGGAATGTGCAAATAGTAATGGAGAAATCACAATGTCAAGAGAAGAGACAACAGATTGGTTAGGTAACTATGGAATGAGAGTTGATGGGAGTCCAGATTTGAGCAATTGTTATGCAGAGGTTTCAAGCAATGGTGATGGTGGTGGAGGTTCAAATGGCTGTGGTGTAGGAGCTGGTCCAGCACAAAAGCTGAGGCTAATGTTTAGAATGTTTGATATGGAAATTTATTCTGTGGACTCGTTGCTAACTCAGCCTTCTCAACCAATGTCTTTTTGCCCCAACTCGTCTAATAACCCGGTTCCTAAACCCGTAAGGCCGCCGGCTCCGGAGGTGTCTCCGGTGATGCCGCCTCCGCGCTTCAAGGTTCCTACATTGCCACCGCTACCTCCGTTGCCGCCTATGCCGCCGGTGCCTTTCCTGGAAGCATCTGCTTGTAGTCACAA GAATTGGACAATGCCGGAGTATAAATGCTACTGGAGAGCAATAAACCCCGAAATGAAAGTCGCGGTCGTGTTCGGTTTGGAAGCGGCCCGAAAATACGGCACCGACATGACATTATGGGAAGGACTCCAAGGAAGAAGTGACCCTTACAAGACTCTGCTACGAGAAGCCATAACTGCACTCCTCAATTCTTACAACAGTCTTCAATTTCCTTACAATGCAATAACTGTGGTTACACGTTTCAATTTGGCATTAATGGGTTCTCAGAGGACTGCTCTTCGTACTGCTCTTAGTTTCATTAGGGCCAATTCTGGTTATAGCGGTCGCACCCCTTGCAAATTCACTGCTTGCAACTGA